A stretch of the Sulfuritortus calidifontis genome encodes the following:
- the rpoC gene encoding DNA-directed RNA polymerase subunit beta' yields MKALLDLFKQVTQDEEFDAIKIGLASPEKIRSWSYGEVKKPETINYRTFKPERDGLFCAKIFGPIKDYECLCGKYKRLKHRGVICEKCGVEVTQSKVRRERMGHIELASPVAHIWFLKSLPSRLGMVLDMTLRDIERVLYFEGFVVTEPGMTPLERGQLLTEDDYLAKLEEYGDEFKANMGAEGIRDLLRNLDLDSEIEKLRAELDKTSSDTKIKKIAKRLKVLEAFQKSGIHPDWMILEVLPVLPPELRPLVPLDGGRFATSDLNDLYRRVINRNNRLKRLLELKAPEIIVRNEKRMLQEAVDSLLDNGRRGKAMTGANKRPLKSLADMIKGKGGRFRQNLLGKRVDYSGRSVIVVGPTLKLHQCGLPKLMALELFKPFIFHRLEVMGLATTIKAAKRMVEAQEPVVWDILEEVIREHPVMLNRAPTLHRLGIQAFEPVLIEGKAIQLHPLVCTAFNADFDGDQMAVHVPLSLEAQLEARTLMLASNNVLSPANGEPIIVPSQDIVLGLYYMTRERINAKGEGMLFADVGELRRAWQSGLVDLNAKVVVRIRERLHDENGQLVEKVSRYETVAGRAMLSEILPPGLSYAHVNKVLKKKEISRLINSSFRKCGLKETVIFADKLMYTGFSMAARGGISICMQDMLMPPQKHDILSAAEAEVKEIEEQYISGLVTQGERYNKVVDIWGQAGDKVAKAMMEQLSHEEVVNAKGEKVKQESFNSIYMMADSGARGSAAQIRQLAGMRGLMAKPDGSIIETPITANFREGLNVLQYFISTHGARKGLADTALKTANSGYLTRRLVDVTQDLVITEDDCGTGNGMLMKALVEGGDVIEPLRERILGRVAASDVVSPDTGETVIDAGTLLDEAMVDLIEQQGIDEVKVRTPLTCETRWGLCAKCYGRDLGRGHLVNSGEAVGVIAAQSIGEPGTQLTMRTFHIGGAASRAASASQVECKSAGTARFAPTMRYVTNVRGEQVVISRNGEVLIVDDNGRERERHKVPYGATLGVKDGAALKAGTALATWDPHTRPIITEYAGRVKFENVEEGVTVAKQIDEVTGLSTLIVIDAKRRGSAASKGLRPQVKLIGADGKEVKVAGTDITVNIGFQVGSLITVKDGQEVNVGDVLARIPQETSKTRDITGGLPRVAELFEARSPKDAGMLAEITGTVSFGKDTKGKQRLVLTDMDGIAHEYLIPKDKHVTVHDGQVVQKGETIVDGPADPHDILRLQGVEALARYIINEVQDVYRLQGVKINDKHIEVVVRQMLRRVTVADAGDSRFIPGEQVERSDLLEENDRLIAEGKQPATYDDVLLGITKASLSTDSFISAASFQETTRVLTEAAIMAKKDDLRGLKENVIVGRLIPAGTGLAHHRNRQQRAAMEAMEMETGVEEVTVESAGGEEA; encoded by the coding sequence ATGAAAGCACTGCTTGATCTGTTCAAACAGGTGACCCAGGACGAGGAGTTCGACGCCATCAAGATCGGCCTGGCGTCGCCGGAGAAGATCCGCTCCTGGTCCTACGGCGAGGTCAAGAAGCCGGAGACCATCAACTACCGCACCTTCAAGCCGGAGCGGGATGGCCTGTTCTGCGCCAAGATCTTCGGCCCGATCAAGGACTACGAGTGCCTGTGCGGCAAGTACAAGCGCCTGAAGCACCGCGGCGTGATTTGCGAGAAGTGCGGCGTCGAGGTGACCCAGAGCAAGGTGCGCCGCGAGCGCATGGGCCACATCGAGCTGGCCAGCCCGGTCGCCCACATCTGGTTCCTGAAGTCGCTGCCCAGCCGCCTGGGCATGGTGCTGGACATGACCCTGCGCGACATCGAGCGCGTGCTCTACTTCGAGGGCTTCGTGGTGACCGAGCCGGGCATGACCCCGCTCGAGCGTGGCCAGCTGCTGACCGAGGACGACTATCTGGCCAAGCTGGAAGAGTACGGCGACGAGTTCAAGGCCAACATGGGCGCCGAGGGTATCCGTGACCTGCTGCGCAACCTCGACCTCGACAGCGAGATCGAGAAGCTGCGTGCCGAGCTGGACAAGACCAGCTCCGACACCAAGATCAAGAAGATCGCCAAGCGCCTGAAGGTGCTCGAGGCCTTCCAGAAGTCCGGCATCCACCCCGACTGGATGATTCTGGAGGTGCTGCCGGTGCTGCCGCCCGAGCTGCGTCCCCTGGTGCCGCTGGACGGCGGCCGTTTCGCCACCTCCGACCTGAACGATCTGTACCGTCGGGTCATCAACCGCAACAACCGGCTCAAGCGTTTGTTGGAGCTGAAGGCGCCGGAGATCATCGTGCGCAACGAGAAGCGCATGCTGCAGGAGGCGGTCGACTCCCTGCTCGACAACGGCCGGCGCGGCAAGGCCATGACCGGCGCCAACAAGCGCCCGCTCAAGTCGCTGGCCGACATGATCAAGGGCAAGGGCGGCCGCTTCCGGCAGAACCTGCTGGGCAAGCGCGTCGACTACTCCGGCCGTTCGGTCATTGTGGTCGGCCCGACCCTGAAGTTGCACCAGTGTGGCCTGCCCAAGCTGATGGCGCTGGAGCTGTTCAAGCCCTTCATCTTCCATCGCCTGGAGGTGATGGGCCTGGCCACCACGATCAAGGCCGCCAAGCGCATGGTCGAGGCCCAGGAGCCGGTGGTCTGGGACATCCTGGAAGAGGTCATCCGCGAGCATCCGGTCATGCTGAACCGGGCGCCGACCCTGCACCGCCTCGGCATCCAGGCCTTCGAGCCGGTGCTGATCGAGGGCAAGGCGATCCAGCTGCATCCCCTGGTGTGTACCGCCTTCAACGCCGACTTCGACGGCGACCAGATGGCAGTGCACGTGCCGCTCTCGCTCGAGGCCCAGCTGGAAGCGCGCACCCTGATGCTGGCTTCCAACAACGTGCTGTCGCCCGCCAACGGCGAGCCGATCATCGTGCCCTCGCAGGACATCGTGCTCGGCCTGTACTACATGACGCGCGAGCGGATCAACGCCAAGGGCGAGGGCATGCTGTTCGCCGATGTCGGTGAGTTGCGCCGCGCCTGGCAGTCCGGCCTGGTCGACCTCAACGCCAAGGTCGTGGTCCGCATCCGCGAGCGGCTGCATGACGAAAATGGCCAGTTGGTCGAGAAGGTCAGCCGCTACGAAACCGTGGCCGGCCGTGCCATGTTGTCCGAGATCCTGCCGCCCGGTCTGTCCTACGCCCACGTGAACAAGGTGCTGAAGAAGAAGGAGATCTCGCGCCTGATCAACTCCAGCTTCCGCAAGTGCGGCCTGAAAGAGACCGTGATCTTCGCCGACAAGCTGATGTACACCGGCTTCTCCATGGCTGCCCGCGGCGGCATCTCCATCTGCATGCAGGACATGCTCATGCCGCCGCAGAAGCACGACATCCTGTCCGCGGCCGAGGCCGAGGTGAAGGAGATCGAGGAGCAGTACATCTCCGGCTTGGTCACCCAGGGCGAGCGCTACAACAAGGTGGTCGACATCTGGGGCCAGGCCGGCGACAAGGTGGCCAAGGCCATGATGGAGCAGCTGTCGCACGAAGAGGTGGTCAACGCCAAGGGCGAGAAGGTCAAGCAGGAGTCGTTCAACTCCATCTACATGATGGCCGACTCCGGCGCTCGCGGCTCTGCCGCGCAGATCCGCCAGCTCGCCGGCATGCGCGGCCTGATGGCCAAGCCGGACGGCTCCATCATCGAGACCCCGATTACCGCGAACTTCCGCGAGGGTCTGAACGTTCTGCAGTACTTCATCTCGACCCACGGCGCCCGTAAGGGTCTGGCCGATACCGCGCTGAAGACTGCGAACTCCGGCTACCTGACCCGGCGTCTGGTCGACGTGACCCAGGATCTGGTGATCACCGAGGACGATTGCGGTACCGGCAACGGCATGCTCATGAAGGCCCTGGTCGAGGGCGGCGATGTGATCGAGCCTCTGCGCGAGCGGATTCTCGGCCGTGTGGCGGCAAGCGATGTGGTGAGCCCGGATACCGGCGAGACCGTGATCGACGCCGGCACCCTGCTCGACGAGGCCATGGTCGACCTGATCGAGCAACAGGGCATCGACGAGGTCAAGGTCCGCACCCCGCTGACCTGCGAAACCCGTTGGGGCCTGTGTGCCAAGTGTTATGGCCGCGATCTCGGCCGCGGGCACCTGGTCAACTCGGGCGAGGCGGTCGGCGTCATCGCCGCCCAGTCGATCGGCGAGCCGGGTACCCAGCTGACCATGCGGACCTTCCACATCGGTGGTGCCGCTTCGCGTGCCGCCTCGGCCAGCCAGGTCGAATGTAAATCCGCCGGTACCGCGCGCTTTGCGCCGACCATGCGCTATGTGACCAACGTCCGTGGCGAGCAGGTGGTCATTTCCCGTAACGGCGAGGTGCTGATCGTCGACGACAACGGGCGCGAGCGCGAACGGCACAAGGTGCCTTACGGTGCCACCCTCGGCGTCAAGGATGGCGCTGCGCTCAAGGCCGGCACCGCCCTGGCCACCTGGGACCCGCATACCCGCCCGATCATCACCGAGTACGCGGGCCGGGTGAAGTTCGAAAACGTGGAAGAAGGCGTCACCGTCGCCAAGCAGATCGACGAGGTGACCGGCCTGTCCACCCTGATCGTCATCGACGCCAAGCGCCGCGGCAGCGCAGCCAGCAAGGGCTTGCGCCCGCAGGTCAAGCTGATCGGTGCCGACGGCAAGGAAGTCAAGGTGGCCGGCACCGACATCACCGTCAACATCGGCTTCCAGGTCGGCTCCCTGATCACCGTGAAGGACGGCCAAGAGGTCAATGTCGGCGACGTGCTGGCGCGGATCCCGCAGGAGACCTCGAAGACCCGCGACATTACCGGTGGTCTGCCGCGTGTGGCCGAGTTGTTCGAGGCCCGCAGCCCGAAGGATGCCGGCATGCTGGCCGAGATCACCGGCACGGTGAGCTTCGGCAAGGACACCAAGGGCAAGCAACGCCTGGTGCTGACCGACATGGATGGCATCGCCCACGAATACCTGATCCCGAAGGACAAGCACGTCACCGTGCACGACGGCCAGGTGGTGCAGAAGGGCGAGACCATCGTCGACGGTCCGGCCGACCCGCACGACATCCTGCGTTTGCAGGGGGTCGAGGCGCTGGCCCGCTACATCATCAACGAGGTGCAGGACGTCTACCGCCTGCAGGGCGTGAAGATCAACGACAAGCATATCGAGGTCGTGGTCCGGCAGATGCTGCGCCGGGTCACCGTGGCCGATGCTGGCGATTCCCGCTTCATCCCGGGTGAGCAGGTCGAGCGTTCCGATCTGCTGGAGGAGAACGATCGTCTGATCGCCGAGGGCAAGCAGCCGGCGACCTATGACGACGTGCTGCTCGGTATCACCAAGGCCTCGCTGTCGACCGACTCCTTCATCTCGGCGGCCTCCTTCCAGGAGACCACCCGTGTGCTGACCGAGGCGGCGATCATGGCCAAGAAGGACGATCTGCGTGGCCTCAAGGAAAACGTCATTGTCGGCCGCCTGATCCCGGCCGGTACTGGCTTGGCCCACCACCGCAACCGCCAGCAGCGGGCGGCGATGGAGGCCATGGAAATGGAGACCGGAGTCGAGGAAGTGACGGTGGAGAGTGCGGGCGGCGAGGAGGCTTGA
- the rpsG gene encoding 30S ribosomal protein S7, producing MPRRREVPKREILPDPKFGNQEVAKFMNVIMSSGKKSVAERIVYGAFDQISKKSGKDPLEVFSQALGNIKPVVEVKSRRVGGANYQVPVEVRPARRLALAMRWLKEAARKRGEKSMGARLAGELIDAAEGRGGAMKKREEVHRMAEANKAFSHFRF from the coding sequence ATGCCACGTCGTCGTGAAGTACCCAAGCGCGAGATCCTGCCGGATCCGAAATTCGGCAACCAAGAGGTTGCCAAGTTCATGAACGTGATCATGAGCAGCGGCAAGAAGTCGGTCGCCGAGCGCATCGTCTATGGCGCCTTCGACCAGATCAGCAAGAAGAGCGGGAAGGACCCCCTGGAGGTCTTCTCCCAGGCCCTGGGCAACATCAAACCCGTGGTCGAGGTGAAGAGCCGTCGCGTCGGCGGCGCCAACTACCAGGTCCCGGTCGAGGTGCGCCCGGCCCGCCGTCTGGCCCTGGCGATGCGCTGGCTGAAAGAGGCCGCTCGCAAGCGTGGCGAAAAGTCCATGGGCGCCCGTCTGGCTGGCGAACTGATCGACGCGGCCGAGGGCCGCGGCGGCGCCATGAAGAAGCGCGAGGAAGTGCACCGTATGGCCGAGGCGAACAAGGCCTTCAGCCATTTCCGTTTCTAA
- the rplD gene encoding 50S ribosomal protein L4: MELKLINAKGADAGAVSAADTLFGREYNEALVHQLVKAFLANARQGTRAQKDREQVKHSTKKPFRQKGTGRARAGMTSSPLWRGGGRIFPNSPDENFTEKVNRKMYRAGMASILSKLAADGRLKVVDGFSVEAPKTKLMAAKIKDMGMSNRVLIITPEIDDNLWLSSRNLHNVLVLEPHQADPWSLVRFDHVLLTRDAVKSFEEMYA; encoded by the coding sequence ATGGAATTGAAGCTGATTAACGCCAAGGGTGCCGATGCCGGCGCCGTCTCGGCCGCCGACACCCTGTTCGGCCGCGAGTACAACGAAGCCCTGGTCCACCAGCTGGTCAAGGCCTTCCTGGCCAACGCCCGCCAGGGTACCCGTGCCCAGAAGGACCGCGAGCAGGTCAAACACAGCACCAAGAAGCCGTTCCGCCAGAAGGGTACCGGCCGCGCCCGCGCCGGCATGACCTCCAGCCCGCTGTGGCGCGGAGGCGGTCGCATCTTCCCGAACAGCCCGGACGAGAACTTCACCGAGAAGGTGAACCGCAAGATGTACCGTGCCGGCATGGCCTCCATTCTGTCCAAGCTGGCTGCCGACGGTCGCCTGAAAGTGGTCGACGGCTTCAGCGTCGAGGCGCCGAAGACCAAGCTGATGGCCGCCAAGATCAAGGATATGGGCATGAGCAACCGGGTGCTGATCATCACCCCCGAGATCGATGACAACCTGTGGCTGTCCTCCCGCAACCTGCACAACGTGCTGGTGCTGGAGCCGCACCAGGCCGATCCTTGGAGCCTGGTCCGCTTCGACCATGTCCTGCTGACCCGCGATGCGGTGAAGTCGTTCGAGGAGATGTACGCATGA
- the rpsL gene encoding 30S ribosomal protein S12 produces the protein MPTINQLVRKARKAPIDKSKVPAMEACPQKRGVCTRVYTTTPKKPNSALRKVAKVRLSNGFEVIGYIGGEGHNLQEHSVVLVRGGRVKDLPGVRYHIVRGSLDTQGVKDRKQSRSKYGAKRPKAA, from the coding sequence ATGCCAACCATTAACCAGCTTGTGCGCAAGGCGCGCAAGGCCCCGATTGACAAGAGCAAGGTACCGGCCATGGAGGCCTGCCCGCAGAAACGCGGCGTCTGCACCCGTGTCTATACCACCACCCCGAAGAAGCCGAACTCGGCGCTGCGTAAAGTGGCCAAGGTTCGTCTGTCCAACGGTTTCGAGGTGATCGGCTACATCGGCGGCGAGGGTCACAACCTGCAGGAGCACTCGGTGGTGCTGGTGCGGGGCGGCCGGGTCAAGGACCTACCGGGTGTGCGTTACCACATCGTCCGTGGCAGCCTGGATACCCAGGGCGTCAAGGACCGGAAGCAGTCTCGCTCGAAGTACGGCGCCAAGCGCCCGAAAGCGGCCTAA
- the rpsJ gene encoding 30S ribosomal protein S10, translating into MQSQKIRIRLKAYDYKLIDQSAMEIVDTAKRTGAVVKGPVPLPTSIERFNLLRSPHVNKTSRDQLEMRTHKRLMDIIDPTDKTVDALMKLDLPAGVDVEIKLQ; encoded by the coding sequence ATGCAGAGCCAGAAAATCCGCATCCGCCTGAAGGCGTATGACTACAAGCTGATCGATCAGTCGGCCATGGAAATCGTGGACACCGCCAAGCGGACCGGCGCCGTAGTCAAGGGCCCCGTGCCCTTGCCCACCTCGATCGAGCGCTTCAACCTGCTGCGTTCGCCGCACGTCAACAAGACCTCGCGCGACCAGCTGGAAATGCGCACCCACAAGCGCCTGATGGACATCATCGACCCCACGGACAAGACCGTGGATGCCCTGATGAAGCTGGATCTGCCTGCGGGTGTGGACGTAGAGATCAAACTGCAGTAA
- the fusA gene encoding elongation factor G: MARTTPIERYRNIGISAHIDAGKTTTTERVLFYTGKSHKIGEVHDGAATMDWMEQEQERGITITSAATTAFWRGMDGKYPEHRINIIDTPGHVDFTIEVERSMRVLDGACMVYCAVGGVQPQSETVWRQANKYGVPRLAFVNKMDRSGANFFKVYDQMRARLKANPVLLQVPIGAEDNFAGVVDLVKMKAIYWDEASQGMKFEYREIPAELVDTCKEWREKMVEVAAEASEDLMNRYLEEGDLPEEEIKKALRQRTIAGEIVPMLCGSAFKNKGVQAMLDAVVDYLPSPVDIPPVKGEKENGEPDERKADDAEPFSALAFKIMTDPYVGQLTFFRVYSGVVNSGDTIYNSVKGKKERLGRILQMHANNREEIKEVRAGDIAAAVGLKEAITGDTLSSLDKPIILERMEFPEPVIHVAVEPKTKADQEKMGLALNRLAQEDPSFRVRTDEESGQTIISGMGELHLEIIVDRMKREFGVEANVGAPQVAYREAIRKSVEVEGKFVKQSGGKGQYGHVWIKMEPNEAGKGYEFVDAIKGGSVPREYIPAVDKGLRDSLPNGVLAGFPVEDVKITLFDGSYHEVDSSEQAFKMAASMAFKEGMRKANPVLLEPMMAVEVETPEDYMGDVMGDLSSRRGMIQGMEDLPGGKAIKAEVPLSEMFGYSTQLRSLTQGRATYTMEFKHYSEAPKNVADAIINKK, encoded by the coding sequence GTGGCCCGTACCACCCCCATCGAACGCTATCGCAACATCGGCATTTCGGCGCACATCGACGCCGGCAAGACCACCACGACCGAACGCGTCCTGTTCTATACCGGCAAGTCGCACAAGATCGGCGAGGTGCATGACGGCGCCGCCACCATGGACTGGATGGAGCAGGAGCAGGAGCGTGGCATTACCATCACCTCCGCTGCGACTACCGCCTTTTGGCGCGGCATGGATGGCAAGTATCCCGAGCATCGCATCAACATCATCGACACCCCGGGCCACGTCGATTTCACCATCGAGGTGGAGCGTTCCATGCGCGTGCTCGACGGTGCTTGCATGGTCTACTGCGCGGTGGGTGGCGTTCAGCCCCAGTCCGAGACTGTCTGGCGTCAGGCCAACAAGTACGGTGTGCCCCGCCTGGCCTTCGTCAACAAAATGGACCGTTCCGGCGCCAATTTCTTCAAGGTCTACGATCAGATGCGCGCCCGGCTGAAGGCCAACCCGGTTCTGTTGCAGGTGCCGATCGGCGCCGAGGACAATTTTGCCGGCGTGGTTGACCTGGTCAAGATGAAGGCGATCTACTGGGACGAGGCGTCTCAGGGCATGAAATTCGAGTACCGCGAGATCCCGGCCGAGTTGGTTGACACCTGCAAGGAGTGGCGCGAGAAGATGGTCGAGGTGGCTGCTGAGGCCAGTGAAGACCTGATGAACAGATACCTTGAGGAAGGCGATCTGCCGGAAGAGGAAATCAAGAAGGCCCTGCGTCAGCGCACCATCGCCGGTGAGATCGTGCCGATGCTGTGCGGTTCCGCCTTCAAGAACAAGGGTGTCCAGGCCATGCTGGACGCCGTGGTCGACTACCTGCCGTCGCCGGTCGATATTCCGCCGGTCAAGGGCGAGAAAGAAAACGGCGAGCCGGACGAGCGCAAGGCTGACGATGCCGAGCCGTTCTCCGCATTGGCGTTCAAGATCATGACCGACCCCTATGTCGGTCAGCTCACCTTCTTCCGGGTCTATTCCGGCGTGGTGAACTCGGGCGACACCATCTACAACTCGGTCAAGGGCAAGAAAGAGCGTCTGGGGCGTATCCTGCAGATGCACGCCAACAACCGGGAAGAGATCAAGGAAGTGCGCGCGGGCGACATCGCCGCCGCTGTGGGCCTGAAAGAGGCCATCACCGGCGATACCTTGAGCTCGCTGGACAAGCCAATCATTCTTGAGCGCATGGAATTCCCCGAGCCGGTGATTCACGTCGCCGTCGAGCCGAAGACCAAGGCCGACCAGGAGAAGATGGGCCTGGCCCTGAACCGTCTGGCCCAGGAAGACCCGTCCTTCCGTGTTCGCACCGACGAGGAATCCGGTCAGACCATCATCTCCGGCATGGGCGAGCTGCACTTGGAGATCATCGTCGACCGCATGAAGCGCGAGTTCGGCGTTGAAGCCAACGTCGGCGCCCCGCAGGTGGCCTACCGCGAAGCCATTCGCAAGTCGGTCGAGGTCGAGGGCAAGTTCGTCAAGCAGTCCGGTGGCAAGGGGCAGTACGGCCACGTCTGGATCAAGATGGAGCCGAACGAGGCCGGCAAGGGCTACGAGTTCGTCGATGCCATCAAGGGCGGCTCGGTGCCGCGCGAATACATCCCCGCGGTCGACAAGGGCCTGAGGGATTCCCTGCCGAATGGCGTGCTGGCCGGGTTCCCGGTGGAAGACGTCAAGATCACCCTGTTCGACGGCTCCTACCACGAGGTGGACTCCTCCGAACAGGCCTTCAAGATGGCCGCCAGCATGGCCTTCAAAGAAGGCATGCGCAAGGCCAACCCGGTCCTGCTTGAGCCGATGATGGCGGTCGAGGTCGAGACCCCTGAGGACTACATGGGTGACGTCATGGGCGATCTGTCCTCCCGTCGCGGCATGATCCAGGGCATGGAGGACCTGCCCGGCGGCAAGGCGATCAAGGCCGAGGTGCCGCTGTCCGAGATGTTCGGCTATTCGACCCAGCTGCGTTCGCTGACCCAGGGCCGTGCGACCTACACCATGGAATTTAAACACTACTCCGAGGCGCCCAAGAACGTCGCGGATGCCATCATCAACAAGAAGTGA
- the tuf gene encoding elongation factor Tu: MAKEKFERTKPHVNVGTIGHVDHGKTTLTAAITTILSKKYGGEAKGYDQIDSAPEEKARGITINTAHVEYETANRHYAHVDCPGHADYVKNMITGAAQMDGAILVVSAADGPMPQTREHILLARQVGVPYIIVYMNKADMVDDAELLELVEMEVRELLSKYDFPGDDTPIIKGSALKALEGDQSEIGEPSIFRLAEALDSYIPTPERAVDGTFLMPVEDVFSISGRGTVVTGRVERGIIKVGDEIEIVGIKPTIKTTCTGVEMFRKLLDQGQAGDNVGVLLRGTKREEVERGQVLAKPGSINPHTKFSAEIYVLSKEEGGRHTPFFNGYRPQFYFRTTDVTGSIDLPAGTEMVMPGDNVSITVSLIAPIAMEEGLRFAVREGGRTVGAGVVAKIIE; the protein is encoded by the coding sequence ATGGCCAAGGAAAAATTTGAGCGGACGAAACCGCACGTAAACGTGGGTACGATTGGTCACGTGGACCATGGCAAGACCACGCTGACGGCGGCGATCACGACGATTCTGTCGAAGAAGTACGGTGGTGAGGCGAAAGGTTACGACCAGATCGACTCCGCCCCGGAAGAGAAGGCGCGGGGTATTACCATCAACACCGCCCACGTCGAGTACGAGACGGCGAACCGTCACTATGCCCACGTTGACTGCCCGGGTCACGCCGACTACGTGAAGAACATGATCACCGGCGCCGCCCAGATGGACGGCGCCATCCTGGTGGTAAGCGCGGCCGACGGCCCGATGCCGCAGACCCGCGAGCACATCCTGCTGGCCCGCCAGGTGGGTGTGCCCTACATCATCGTCTACATGAACAAGGCCGACATGGTCGACGACGCCGAGCTCCTGGAGCTGGTCGAGATGGAAGTGCGCGAGCTCTTGTCCAAGTATGACTTCCCTGGCGACGACACCCCGATCATCAAGGGTTCCGCTCTGAAGGCCCTGGAAGGCGACCAGTCCGAGATCGGCGAGCCCTCCATCTTCCGTCTGGCCGAGGCCCTGGACAGCTACATCCCGACTCCTGAGCGTGCCGTGGACGGCACCTTCCTGATGCCGGTGGAAGACGTGTTCTCCATCTCCGGTCGCGGCACCGTGGTGACCGGCCGTGTCGAGCGCGGCATCATCAAGGTCGGCGACGAAATCGAGATCGTTGGCATCAAGCCCACGATCAAGACCACCTGCACCGGGGTCGAGATGTTCCGCAAGCTGCTGGACCAGGGTCAGGCCGGTGACAACGTCGGCGTGCTGCTGCGCGGCACCAAGCGGGAAGAAGTCGAGCGTGGCCAGGTGCTGGCCAAGCCGGGCTCGATCAACCCGCACACCAAGTTCAGCGCCGAGATCTATGTGCTGTCGAAGGAAGAGGGTGGTCGTCACACCCCGTTCTTCAACGGCTACCGTCCGCAGTTCTACTTCCGTACGACCGACGTGACTGGCTCGATCGACCTGCCGGCTGGCACCGAGATGGTGATGCCTGGCGACAACGTGTCGATCACGGTGAGCCTGATCGCGCCGATCGCGATGGAGGAAGGCCTGCGCTTTGCCGTGCGCGAAGGCGGTCGTACCGTCGGCGCCGGCGTCGTGGCGAAGATTATTGAGTAA
- the rplW gene encoding 50S ribosomal protein L23, whose protein sequence is MNAVKMNEERLMQVILAPVISEKSTRVADQNEQVVFQVAPDATKPEIKAAVELLFKVEVKDVKVANVKGKVKRFGRFFGRRDNWKKAYVCLKPGQELNFVAGE, encoded by the coding sequence ATGAATGCCGTGAAGATGAACGAGGAGCGCCTGATGCAGGTCATCCTCGCGCCGGTGATCTCCGAGAAGAGCACGCGCGTGGCTGACCAGAACGAGCAGGTCGTGTTCCAGGTGGCGCCGGACGCCACCAAGCCCGAGATCAAGGCCGCGGTCGAGCTGCTGTTCAAGGTCGAGGTCAAGGATGTCAAAGTGGCCAACGTCAAAGGCAAGGTGAAGCGCTTCGGTCGCTTCTTCGGTCGCCGTGACAACTGGAAGAAGGCGTATGTCTGCCTGAAGCCGGGCCAGGAACTGAATTTTGTGGCAGGGGAATAA
- the rplC gene encoding 50S ribosomal protein L3, with protein MSLGLVGRKIGMTRIFTDDGSAVPVTVLDMSNNRVSQVKTVATDGYDAVQLAYGSRKPNRVAKPMAGHFAKAGIEAAAGMTEFPVAADVASQYQAGASVTVEIFQAGQMVDVSGVTQGKGFAGTIKRHNFASQRASHGNSRSHNVPGSIGQAQDPGRIFPGKRMSGHMGAVNRTIQNLEVVRVDSERQLLLVKGAVPGPKGGDVVVRPAVKGGA; from the coding sequence ATGAGTCTAGGCCTTGTCGGTCGCAAGATCGGCATGACCCGCATTTTCACCGACGACGGCAGTGCCGTGCCGGTGACCGTGCTGGACATGTCGAACAACCGCGTCAGCCAAGTCAAGACCGTGGCGACGGATGGCTACGATGCCGTTCAGCTCGCTTACGGCAGCCGCAAGCCCAACCGCGTGGCCAAGCCCATGGCGGGCCACTTCGCCAAGGCGGGCATCGAGGCGGCGGCAGGCATGACCGAATTCCCCGTTGCCGCTGATGTCGCCAGCCAGTACCAGGCGGGCGCCAGCGTGACTGTCGAAATCTTCCAGGCTGGCCAGATGGTCGATGTCTCCGGCGTGACCCAGGGTAAGGGCTTCGCCGGCACCATCAAGCGGCATAACTTCGCCTCCCAGCGCGCCAGCCATGGCAACTCCCGCTCGCACAACGTGCCCGGCTCGATCGGTCAGGCGCAGGACCCGGGCCGAATCTTCCCCGGCAAGCGCATGTCCGGCCACATGGGTGCCGTCAACCGCACCATCCAGAACCTGGAAGTGGTCCGCGTCGACAGCGAGCGCCAGCTGCTGCTGGTCAAGGGTGCCGTGCCCGGTCCCAAGGGTGGCGACGTCGTCGTGCGTCCGGCCGTGAAAGGGGGCGCATAA